In Novosphingobium sp. MMS21-SN21R, a single genomic region encodes these proteins:
- a CDS encoding helix-turn-helix domain-containing protein, whose product MDPDVSSVSEMAEAAHLPAHTLERICARHFGFTPRLLLRRQRFMRSLVQYMLDPSLHWIGAMDGHYHDQAQFVRDFHRFMGTSPTEYAASPKPVLEAVMRARQEFMGSAVQALDAPTRR is encoded by the coding sequence ATGGACCCGGACGTTTCCAGCGTGAGCGAGATGGCCGAGGCGGCGCACTTGCCCGCGCACACGCTGGAGCGGATCTGCGCCCGGCACTTCGGATTTACGCCGCGCCTGTTGTTGCGCCGCCAGCGCTTCATGCGCAGTCTGGTGCAATATATGCTCGATCCATCGCTGCACTGGATCGGGGCGATGGACGGGCATTATCACGATCAGGCGCAATTCGTGCGCGACTTCCACCGGTTTATGGGCACCAGCCCGACCGAGTATGCCGCCAGCCCCAAACCCGTGCTGGAAGCGGTGATGCGCGCGCGGCAGGAATTCATGGGCAGCGCGGTGCAGGCGCTCGACGCACCGACACGCAGATAA